The nucleotide window AACTTGGGGGGGTATTGTGACAGGAAGGGCCAACTAGATGGGCCTTATCATTTTTGTCTGCTGTGATATTCTGTATATACTTGTATCATTTTGTCACCTACTATGCATGTGGTACAAAATGAAAATACCAAATATTTCACTTAAATGCATATGCCACGCAGCGTAAGAAAAGCATGAATAAGTGATTCTTTGCAGTgctaatagtttaaaaaaaaacaacactgttAATAGTTTGTTTACAGCACATTATTAACTGTCACAATATAAGTGGCGCCAGATAGTAATTTTCTGCATTTTTCCTTTTTAGGTCTAAGATTTAATATTGGACTACAGTCACCAAAAAAGGTATGTTCTGTGGTGATGAATGGAAAGAGAATGCACCGAAGTGTTTCTGTAAAGctgcattttatcatctgtctgtgGGAAAGGAATTACAGAGCCTGGCTTGCTAATAGAAGTCAGTGTATTGTACTACGGCATTATTTTAGGAAAATGGAAAGATATATCAAAGTCTATACCCTAGGGCGCAAGTTGTACTTATTACTGTCTGAGTTTGATCATCCATAAATACTTGGTTTCATAGTGGATGGCTAAATTGCAAATTAGTAGaagatacagtaaaaaaaaagaaccccggCATATtcattttgtatgtgtgtgtgtgtgtatatgagtatgtatgtgtgtgaagagTTAAAAGGTTTGAAGTCTTTTGTTCACTCACAATACAGGACAGCAATATTGCTCCATCTACCGGATGCCAAGCCCTTCGCAAGGCTATTTACAGCACAATTATTTGCTTCCATTGAAGGAAGAAATCCTGTGCCTGTTGGAAATGTTtcttaccatttatttatttattgtcttaCATTTATTATTTACCTAATTGCAAACATAACCCAGGCAAGGAACAAGCTCAATAAAACGCAACATAATCcttgaatataaaaaataatacaataatacaataataaatgATAACTCATAtaaaatttcaaattattatAATAGCAATACAAGATAAATTCTGCCTTTCTGGGAAAAGGCATTGACTGCTATGCTTATGTCAGGGTGGCGGTCTTTTTGCAACTTTTTACCTGGGGGTGCAAAGAAAAGCAAAGGTACCTCATCATGGACGCAGAGCGTGGAATATCTGATCTGTCCCTCATTTTCAGCTTGTCATTGTTAATCCTGGATTTATATTATCCAGGGTTATGCCTCAGTGGCAACCCAACATTAGCACAGACCCCTTATGCCCTTTTTATCATTTCAAAAGGAGTTTTTAATTGTACCAGTAGGGGCGAGATTTAATCCATGCATGAACTTAAACTTGGCCATTCAGTTTCCCACAAAGGACAAAAAATTGGTCAGGTAGTAGAGCATAGCAAACAAGTTAAATTTCTCGAGAAATGTAATAGAGTATGCAACCttatacagtggacccttgacttacgaactcaattcgttccagagggctggttgtaactcaagactgtttttttccataagaaataatggaaatacccatattgcattccaaacctcccaaagcaccccttacctaacattttcataataaaaaagggttgtataatgtgaataattaccagaaacacctatacttttcctagtgtactcaccaaaaagttataaaatgtgcctagcctaccagaaacaacaatttcatactgtactcaccattcaagttgacatctttggcttgcaggaagggaggagggggaggattccccctccccaccccctcagtcCAGTAGAAAAGGGTCAGACCCTTTGAGCAGGTTTAGGAAGTAAGCTTGCAAGATGAAGCTGTTTGCATGTGAAACAACttcatcctgctcctttgggctttagCTGCATTATAATTGGCCTTCACTGGGGCAGAAATTATTAAGTTTGCTCCCCGTCCATTGCTTCTTTTTGTAGGGTCTCTGACAGaggtggcaaactccggtcctcgagagccacataCAGGCCTGGTTGTCTGGATttacataatgaatatgcataatatagatttgcatacaatggaggcagtgtatgcaaatctatctcatacatgtgtattgtggatatcctgaaaaccaggcctgtctgtagctcttgaggactgaagttggccacccTTGGTATACAAAAATGTAATAATTAGTTGGGTCTTTTGTCTCAAAGTGGATTCCTGGGAATTTTGTATTTTGATGACAATTTCCAACAGGAGCAGAGGAAACACAATGTTCAGCGTGGATGCAATGTGTGTGTGATCAACATTACTTCATTTCAGAGTTTAGCCAATGTTCAATTGAGATGAATAGGCATCACTACAATTTCTCATTTTAAGTTGTTAACAGTAAATACCTTCTGCATGAACAATGTGTCATGTCTTTCCTCTTAGGACTGTACATCAAGCAATCAAGATGGGAAAATAATGGGAAACACTGCTGACAAATTACTGATTAGAAACCAGGCGGAATCCCCTCACCCACCATACCAGCTGCCAACTAAATTCCAGAGCTCAAACAGGAGACAAAGAAACGTCGTTTTTCTGATGAAAGATAATGAGAAAAAAGGCATTGAAATGAATCCTATTAGACCTCACAAACGGAGAAAAAGGATTCTGATTAAAAAGAGCCCTATCCTAATTGCTATGAACAGCTCCACTGTCACCCTCTCCAGGCTGGTTGATCACAGCAACAATAGTTGGAAAAGGCTCTACCAAATACAAAGAGGAAGGAAGAAGTTAATGCAAGATGTGTGTTCAAAATACAAGAGTAACAGCAGAAGAGTAATCACTCCTTATCATGTTTCTAGAATTTTTGTCGAGGATAAACACCAAATTTTGTACTGTGAAGTACCAAAAGCTGGCTGCTCTAATTGGAAACGAGTCCTAATGGTTCTTAATGGATTAGCTTCCTCCACTAATGATATACAGCACAACACAGTTCATTATGGAAATTACTTGAGAAGGTTGGATGGCTTTGATCGAAAAGGGATCTCCCAGAGACTCAACACTTACACTAAAATGCTCTTCATCCGGGAGCCTTTTGAGAGGTTAGTATCTGCTTTTCGAGACAAGTTTGAGCACGCAAACAATTACTATCATCCCGTATTTGGCAAAGCCATCATTTCAAAATATCGCCGAAATGCAACAAGGGAAGCTCTGAGGACAGGGTCTGGAGTGCAGTTTAAGGAGTTCATTCAGTATCTCCTAGATGTTCATAAGCCAGTGGGCATGGACATTCATTGGGATCACGTCAGCAGGCTGTGCAGTCCGTGTTTGATAGACTATGACTTTATCGGAAAATTTGAAAGTATGGAGGAAGATGCAGACTTTCTGCTCCATTTGATCAGTGCACCCCACAACCTGACATTCCCTCGATTTAAAGACAGGCATTCCAATGAAGAGCGAACAACAAATAAAATTACCCAGCAATATTTTGCACAGCTATCGTCTTCTGAAAGACAAAGGACTTATGATTTTTATTATATGGATTATCTGATGTTCAATTACTCAAAACCTTTTGAGGATTTATATTGACTTAATAAGGAAGCTAGCTGTATTGTATTTTCATTTCTGTGGGATATAGTTTGATGATCTTGGTTCAGTGATGCCCTTAAGCACCTCATTTTCATCTCGCATTTTCTAAAAGTAATCTACAAATTCAAGTTTTCTTTCACCTTGTTTATATATAAAAGCAATGCTATGAAGTGGAGTTGgttgggggggagccaaaaaaaaatgtaatactgTTTATATACAGTTTGGcacttttaaaagccatttaaaaAGACAAGTTCCCCAAAAGTCTCAGTCCATTAAGGAGAAAGACATAATGTATTTATCATGGACTTGGATGGTTGCTTGGTACTATTACCAGCTCATAGATGGGTTAATTAAAATGCATATCAATGgcagcaaaaatatatatatatatgtttgaagaacatggaacataaacaATGTAGAATAATTATTGGTAGCTATATTTCAACTGCTTCCTTCATCAAACCATATACCTTAACACTTCTCTGTTATTTTTAGCGTCTCAGAAATTAATACTTTTTAAGATTGAGTTATTTTCCTTcatagtttaaaaatatttagaTACGTGCTTTCAGTGAGGTGAATAGGGTTCCACATCTGGCAGCCTTGCAATTTTACAAGTATAAGGggattttagtattttattttgttttaaccatGGAGTTTCGCAGTTCCTGTTCACAGTGACCAAAAAATGTCTTGCCCCCTGCCAACTGTTGGGTAGCGTATTGAGGTCCTCGCTCtgtttttctgcatcaggggtcaCACCCAGGGTAGCTGGCGGTTTGGTTGGCAATCCAGGCCCTTGAGCTGAATGCATAGAGAGTGAACTCTCATCCTCCCTCGTGGTCCCCACAGCGCATAGGGTGCAggcactttggggcggattttcagactccgcgaataggcctacttttgtttgcgctccaggcgcaaacaaaagtacgctggattttagtagatacgcgcggagccgcgcgtatctgctaaaaacctggatcagcgcgcgcaaggctatcgattttgtatagccggcgcgtgccgagccgcgcagcctacccccgttccctccgaggccgctccgaaatcggagcggcctcggagggaacttccttttgccctcccctcaccttcccctctcttcccctacctaacccacccacccggccctgtctaagccccccccttacctttgtcgggggatttacgcctcccagagggaggcgtaaatccccacgcgtcagcaggcctcctgcgcgccgggacgcgacctgggggcgggtccggagggcgcggccacgccccgggccgtagccacgcccccgggcccgcccctggaacgctcctgacacgccctgaaaacgccgcgcggttcgggcccgccccccgacatgccccccgacacgccccctccgaaaaccccgggacttacgcgagtcccggggctctgcgcgcgccg belongs to Rhinatrema bivittatum chromosome 7, aRhiBiv1.1, whole genome shotgun sequence and includes:
- the CHST8 gene encoding carbohydrate sulfotransferase 8; its protein translation is MRLTCMFSFILLFGAAGLLVFIHLQDPAELVHQQMPGLRFNIGLQSPKKDCTSSNQDGKIMGNTADKLLIRNQAESPHPPYQLPTKFQSSNRRQRNVVFLMKDNEKKGIEMNPIRPHKRRKRILIKKSPILIAMNSSTVTLSRLVDHSNNSWKRLYQIQRGRKKLMQDVCSKYKSNSRRVITPYHVSRIFVEDKHQILYCEVPKAGCSNWKRVLMVLNGLASSTNDIQHNTVHYGNYLRRLDGFDRKGISQRLNTYTKMLFIREPFERLVSAFRDKFEHANNYYHPVFGKAIISKYRRNATREALRTGSGVQFKEFIQYLLDVHKPVGMDIHWDHVSRLCSPCLIDYDFIGKFESMEEDADFLLHLISAPHNLTFPRFKDRHSNEERTTNKITQQYFAQLSSSERQRTYDFYYMDYLMFNYSKPFEDLY